A window of Candidatus Schekmanbacteria bacterium contains these coding sequences:
- a CDS encoding PilZ domain-containing protein, translating into MAIVQKKIKERRSAPRVNSINLLHYNFFDQREFDKRQGIARTINISESGILIECGYPFPIHSVLEISLAIGEDLVILRGEVVRGMISDNNNYYLGLKFLKMSHRSKQIIANYILNHR; encoded by the coding sequence ATGGCAATCGTACAAAAGAAAATAAAGGAAAGAAGAAGCGCTCCTCGAGTAAATTCGATCAATCTTCTTCATTATAACTTCTTCGATCAGCGTGAGTTTGATAAAAGACAGGGAATTGCGCGAACAATCAATATTAGTGAATCTGGAATTCTAATAGAATGCGGATATCCTTTCCCCATCCATTCTGTCCTCGAAATATCTCTTGCAATCGGAGAAGACCTCGTAATCCTTCGCGGTGAAGTTGTTAGAGGTATGATAAGCGACAACAACAATTATTATCTTGGGCTGAAATTTCTAAAAATGTCACATCGAAGCAAACAAATAATTGCAAATTATATCTTAAACCATCGCTAA